One genomic window of Ictalurus punctatus breed USDA103 chromosome 23, Coco_2.0, whole genome shotgun sequence includes the following:
- the nacad gene encoding uncharacterized protein nacad isoform X2 gives MPGDTQGLLDTDAELPDLSRQTSSSTASTPTDSASSPSPSTPPKLSPQCTSPFGPRLVMSKPNTSTRPQPEGASFESDGRTVGRLTGRFGRVGCRRGPVKMERIKVLTGAEVESDYQEPESMDARVVMGQEALLKNLETQIGVPTDKKTSKESSSSEPPHSDTSTLLVERQIRVEEKIKLDTGQEIEKSEQVKTPEQERSLDQLLECPILEPKSADTGLTESSTFFPDDEGDTLSLSQGEVPSLSFSEPSYPVDPQRIGVLPGLDPDRYYTAPSTPIKMAYCSHLKQQWQPSSPSTGPGSPTDESDLCSPPTSPSGSYVTAEGGSWTSSYNSGTSHSCSPNLTAEAELQEIPACYVGSLSEIGDELGDDRLVAEKEHCLYKPVMPELAESEEHVEEMIKRETCRPHWVTENVSPHRSSSGRTTDSIHEGGGSEDTPVQVEIPRTTNISQPLDDPDQELELDFNDCISEHFAKHDAPLSIEEDFPLDLACSSPFSHQQAAASTTLETGSLTPATCSSEISDTDNNSLYSEMGSSALFFHECSRDDGPGGEGMIPASMLPVHASLIFQADSMEITLFPTDEEPENDVDAYAAGEEEGDVDEYDDEDVDVDINDDSDLEQQVEAIKIGARGVDDPNEEDTSASFLNSLSENSINDGVDESFAYQDDTEESIDSTSCNGDEDDHLHSIERHAELAQQFTAQDDHVESESHVRSESSGSESEMEISSGSSGPSNSLVQQHMVVCTAHAEDISIPNLKAECAKRLDSSSDIRKQSEENKQSTDLQNAEETDNAYSAVSQQSLHTKIQGSENQTSSAELGEVSETYTKPVLCVLGATAAGIDNKINIQDDKDLDQKNGNNSEFMNTSLQLDETATNDLNKGVPLLFYPKDDCSPTNIPVCAYPELSEVPDNLTPADISPTEQSLDQDNLTENQHSTDDISVGSLNMSSSTYSIAISPKKENSQSSITEKSVSSEEWAPDKPLSLDACCDFKPENLLMCEIGGSLHNKGLSVTPNISAQDNIMGDLEDNNSYCDVPEKMANNETGMLESNLSTWKSIEDLSEAGGGEDDANNLQNPENNALIQCHPENIQEITWNNPEKSCSPSTPAAQSMCMPLNILSHNEKDEKDQTTETEFNIPGEATSKIFIDVSPDILPKQGPEVMESAQEYDEVSVLGSTTLYKQNDLCRPITTKNISDQSSDIKIHETSKQMGLINTDSIVLENKPVFKLAGGSFGNFDHKKKSSESKLAISSSDKSLIHKETATCSNKGVITGASNLDTIQSNITKYENQLNFGLQLNCSQVADKQIEPKTERSVCIALKEKEDKKAVESHPKEEANENVRENTKVLELRKEDTEVSQKSSKTETENIELNTTIVNCGRGNTVSNSMIPKEPVTSDNSKMIAALEKKEDINNKDSIPETEIIQTSANDTCFQSNTYTPETQQQIHTNDARGEKTQVQPIFHPAVSSSNTLERNLNLTESVGSTDSNGVLSGNSDPKDALYHGTLEGMESHKSTQDASDNNVRSSLTVVEEISELSRHPASCSSTDVLEEDLPAPIQESQSSFNSSQIHSLLTQTETALNDRLYQDESQSPLQVINMEHPDVESEEELTVLRPIQDTHQNVNEQSGSKAKTSRQEKPEVCMEHRPESPKSPQTRPTRCIGHRDSSPAHRKSSSSNEREILPCITSALNFPVQTRQNPTEKHTDHQDGCSINYRTKASKELDLSLKNTIGSCNETDSDGSIPELEEPNRSLLKTSEPQISHSTADESVSKTKQSRSEKKARKAMSKLGLKQIHGVTRITIRKSKNILFVITRPDVFKSPASDIYIVFGEAKIEDLSQQVHKAAAEKFKVPLDPSPLTPDIMPSLTIKEESEEEEEVDESGLEQRDIELVMAQANVARAKAVRALRHNKNDIVNAIMELTM, from the exons ATGCCTGGGGATACACAAGGCTTGCTGGACACGGACGCAGAGCTACCAG ATTTGTCGAGGCAAACCTCAAGCTCCACAGCCTCTACTCCAACTGACAGTGCCTCCAGTCCATCTCCAAGCACTCCACCCAAGCTCTCCCCACAATGTACTTCTCCATTTGGACCTCGCTTGGTCATGTCTAAACCAAACACTTCCACTCGACCTCAACCAGAGGGTGCCAGCTTTGAATCAGATGGGCGCACAGTAGGCCGGCTAACAGGGCGGTTTGGAAGAGTTGGATGCAGACGGGGGCCAGTGAAAATGGAGAGGATTAAAGTTCTAACTGGAGCTGAAGTGGAGAGTGACTACCAAGAACCTGAGTCCATGGATGCAAGGGTTGTTATGGGGCAAGAAGCATTACTGAAAAACCTGGAGACACAGATTGGTGTGCCTACAGACAAAAAGACAAGTAAAGAATCATCCAGTTCAGAACCCCCTCACTCAGATACTTCTACTCTTCTGGTGGAGAGACAGATTAGGGTAGAGGAGAAAATTAAACTTGATACTGGTCAAGAGATTGAAAAATCTGAACAGGTTAAGACCCCTGAACAAGAGAGAAGTTTAGATCAGCTACTTGAATGCCCAATTCTAGAACCCAAATCAGCAGATACTGGGCTGACTGAAAGCAGCACCTTTTTCCCAGATGATGAAGGAGATACACTGTCTCTATCTCAGGGTGAAGTGCCTTCCTTGTCCTTCTCCGAGCCCTCCTATCCAGTTGATCCTCAACGCATTGGTGTCCTTCCTGGACTTGATCCAGATCGTTATTACACAGCCCCTTCCACCCCAATTAAGATGGCCTATTGCTCACATCTTAAACAACAATGGCAACCAAGCAGTCCAAGCACAGGTCCTGGTTCACCAACAGATGAGTCTGATCTGTGCTCCCCTCCCACTTCTCCATCTGGATCCTATGTTACTGCTGAAGGTGGCAGTTGGACCTCCTCCTACAATTCTGGCACTTCTCACTCCTGTTCACCTAATTTGACTGCTGAAGCTGAATTGCAAGAGATCCCTGCCTGCTATGTGGGCTCTCTTTCTGAGATTGGGGATGAACTGGGAGATGACAGACTCGTTGCTGAAAAGGAGCACTGTCTGTATAAACCTGTCATGCCAGAGTTGGCTGAGAGTGAGGAACATGTTGAGGAAatgataaagagagagacttGTAGGCCTCATTGGGTGACAGAGAATGTTTCCCCACACAGGAGCAGCAGTGGTAGAACCACAGACTCAATACATGAGGGAGGGGGATCCGAGGACACTCCAGTCCAGGTAGAAATTCCAAGAACCACTAACATATCACAGCCTTTGGATGATCCAGATCAGGAGCTAGAGCTGGACTTTAATGACTGTATCTCAGAGCACTTTGCCAAACATGATGCCCCTCTAAGCATTGAAGAGGACTTTCCTTTGGATCTGGCATGTTCTTCTCCTTTCAGTCACCAGCAGGCAGCAGCTTCAACCACTTTAGAGACAGGCAGTCTGACCCCTGCCACTTGTTCTTCAGAGATTTCAGACACTGATAATAACAGCTTGTATAGTGAGATGGGATCATCTGCTCTGTTCTTCCATGAGTGCTCCAGGGATGATGGACCTGGTGGAGAGGGGATGATTCCTGCATCGATGTTGCCGGTCCACGCCAGCTTGATATTCCAGGCAGATTCAATGGAAATAACATTATTCCCTACAGATGAGGAGCCAGAAAATGATGTTGATGCATATGCTGCTGGAGAAGAAGAGGGGGATGTGGATGaatatgatgatgaagatgtagATGTGGACATAAATGATGACAGTGATTTGGAACAGCAAGTTGAAGCCATAAAGATTGGAGCAAGGGGTGTTGATGATCCAAATGAAGAGGACACCTCTGCCTCTTTCCTAAATTCACTTTCTGAGAACTCAATTAACGATGGAGTAGATGAGTCATTTGCTTATCAGGATGACACAGAAGAGTCAATTGATTCCACCTCTTGTAATGGAGATGAAGATGACCACCTGCACAGCATAGAGAGACATGCTGAGCTTGCACAGCAATTTACTGCACAAGATGACCATGTAGAGTCAGAAAGCCATGTACGATCAGAATCCTCTggaagtgaaagtgaaatgGAGATTTCCTCTGGATCCTCTGGGCCATCAAATTCATTAGTTCAGCAACATATGGTAGTCTGCACAGCACATGCTGAAGACATAAGCATACCTAATTTAAAGGCTGAATGTGCAAAGAGACTAGATTCCTCAAGTGATATTAGGAAACAAAGTGAAGAGAATAAACAGAGCACAGATCTCCAAAATGCAGAAGAAACAGACAATGCATACAGTGCGGTGTCTCAACAAAGTCTTCATACAAAAATTCAAGGCTCAGAAAATCAGACAAGCTCAGCAGAACTAGGTGAAGTATCAGAAACATACACTAAACCAGTCCTTTGTGTGCTTGGTGCCACAGCAGCAGGCATAGATAATAAGATAAATATTCAGGATGATAAAGATCTAGATCAGAAAAATGGAAATAACTCTGAATTCATGAATACCTCACTCCAGCTTGATGAGACAGCAACCAATGATCTCAACAAGGGAGTCCCTTTGTTGTTCTATCCTAAAGATGATTGTAGCCCCACAAACATTCCAGTTTGTGCCTATCCCGAACTGTCTGAAGTACCAGATAACTTAACTCCTGCTGACATTTCCCCAACTGAACAGTCTCTTGACCAAGACAACCTGACCGAAAATCAACATAGCACAGATGATATAAGTGTTGGCTCCCTAAATATGTCCTCTTCTACTTACAGCATTGCCATCTCACCAAAGAAAGAGAACTCCCAAAGTAGCATAACAGAAAAGAGTGTTTCTTCTGAAGAATGGGCTCCAGACAAGCCCTTGTCTTTAGATGCATGCTGTGACTTTAAGCCAGAGAATTTGCTTATGTGTGAGATAGGTGGATCACTGCACAATAAGGGGCTATCTGTAACTCCCAATATTTCTGCTCAAGATAACATCATGGGTGACCTTGAGGACAACAACAGCTACTGTGACGTGCCAGAAAAGATGGCAAATAATGAGACTGGTATGCTGGAGTCAAATCTGTCTACTTGGAAATCCATTGAGGACCTTTCAGAGGCAGGAGGGGGTGAGGATGATGCAAACAACCTCCAGAATCCAGAGAATAATGCACTTATACAATGCCATCCGGAAAATATTCAGGAAATCACATGGAACAACCCAGAAAAGAGCTGTTCACCGAGTACCCCAGCTGCACAATCAATGTGTATGCCATTAAATATCCTTTCACACAATGAGAAAGATGAGAAAGACCAGACCACTGAAACAGAGTTTAACATTCCTGGGGAAGCCAcatcaaaaatatttatagacGTAAGCCCTGACATTTTGCCTAAACAGGGACCAGAAGTCATGGAATCAGCTCAAGAATATGACGAAGTATCGGTTTTAGGTTCTACCACTTTGTACAAACAAAATGATCTCTGTAGGCCAATCACAACAAAGAACATATCAGACCAATCAAGTGACATAAAAATTCATGAAACTTCTAAACAAATGGGCCTGATAAATACTGATTCAATAGTCTTAGAAAACAAGCCTGTATTTAAACTAGCAGGGGGGTCATTTGGCAACTTTGACCACAAAAAGAAATCAAGTGAATCAAAACTTGCAATTTCCTCTTCTGACAAGTCTCTGATACACAAAGAGACAGCTACCTGCTCTAATAAGGGGGTTATAACTGGGGCATCAAATCTAGATACCATACAGTCtaacattacaaaatatgaaaatCAGCTGAATTTTGGGCTTCAGCTGAATTGTAGTCAAGTGGCTGACAAACAAATTGAACCAAAGACTGAGAGAAGTGTATGTATTGCACTCAAGGAAAAGGAGGATAAGAAGGCTGTGGAATCACACCCAAAAGAGGAGGCAAATGAAAATGTCAGAGAGAATACTAAAGTTTTGGAACTGAGAAAAGAGGACACTGAAGTCTCACAGAAATCAAGTAAGACTGAAACTGAAAATATAGAACTGAATACCACCATAGTTAACTGTGGTAGGGGAAACACTGTTTCAAATAGCATGATACCAAAGGAACCTGTCACCTCTGACAACAGCAAAATGATTGCTGCCCTGGAGAAAAAGGAAGACATCAATAATAAAGACAGTATACCTGAGACTGAAATAATTCAAACTTCTGCAAATGATACATGTTTTCAGAGTAACACATATACTCCAGAAACTCAacagcaaatacacacaaatgaTGCTAGAGGAGAGAAAACACAAGTTCAACCCATATTCCACCCTGCAGTCTCCAGCTCCAATACTCTTGAAAGAAACCTCAATTTGACAGAATCAGTGGGTTCTACTGACTCAAATGGTGTTTTGAGTGGCAATTCAGATCCGAAAGATGCACTTTATCATGGCACCTTAGAAGGAATGGAATCACACAAAAGCACACAAGATGCCAGTGATAACAACGTCAGGTCCTCCTTAACTGTTGTAGAAGAAATCTCAGAACTCAGCAGACATCCTGCTTCTTGCTCATCCACAGATGTGTTGGAGGAGGACCTTCCTGCACCTATACAAGAGTCCCAGTCTTCATTTAACAGTTCTCAAATACACAGTCTCCTCACTCAAACTGAAACAGCACTAAATGATAGACTGTATCAAGATGAATCACAGAGCCCTCTTCAAGTGATAAATATGGAACATCCAGATGTTGAGTCTGAGGAAGAATTAACAGTCTTACGTCCAATACAAGATACACATCAAAATGTGAATGAGCAGTCAGGCTCAAAGGCAAAGACTAGCAGACAAGAGAAACCTGAAG TATGCATGGAACACAGACCAGAATCACCTAAAAGTCCTCAAACCCGCCCCACTCGATGTATAGGACACAGAGATAGTAGTCCTGCTCACAGAAAATCAAGCTCAAGCAATGAAAGAGAGATATTACCATGCATCACCTCTGCATTAAATTTCCCTGTGCAAACAAGACAAAATCCAACTGAAAAGCACACTGATCACCAGGACGGGTGTTCAATCAACTACAGAACAAAGGCCTCTAAAGAACTGGATCTCTCCTTAAAAAATACCA TAGGCTCATGTAATGAAACAGACAGCGATGGATCAATTCCTGAGCTGGAAGAGCCAAACAGAAGCCTCTTGAAAACCTCAGAGCCGCAA ATATCACATTCTACAGCTGATGAGTCAGTGAGCAAAACTAAGCAGAGTCGAAGTGAGAAAAAGGCACGAAAG GCTATGTCTAAGCTTGGCTTAAAACAGATTCATGGAGTTACACGGATTACTATCCGGAAGTCCAAGAATATCCTATTTGTTATTACTCGCCCAGATGTCTTCAAAAGCCCTGCATCAGATATCTACATAGTCTTTGGGGAGGCCAAG ATTGAGGACCTGTCACAACAAGTGCACAAGGCTGCAGCGGAGAAATTTAAGGTTCCCCTTGATCCTTCTCCTCTGACCCCTGACATCATGCCCAGTCTCACCATTAAAGAGGAGagtgaggaagaagaggag GTGGATGAGAGTGGACTGGAACAGAGAGATATAGAGCTGGTAATGGCACAAGCTAATGTGGCTCGTGCTAAAGCTGTCCGTGCACTACGTCACAACAAGAACGATATTGTCAATGCTATTATG GAGCTAACCATGTGA